A window of the Lactuca sativa cultivar Salinas chromosome 5, Lsat_Salinas_v11, whole genome shotgun sequence genome harbors these coding sequences:
- the LOC111913251 gene encoding ABC transporter G family member 1: protein MGSLVHSNGIRPEPNETGIEIGECESCVAKKTGSLAYLTWEELGVAVSSSEWSARKNERKSLLVGVSGYAKPGEIVAVMGPSGCGKSTLLDSLAGRLASNTMYCGRVLINGRKQRLNYGTMAYMTQEQVLTWTLTVKEAVYYSAELQLPKLMPKFEKRERADRTMREMGLQDCANTRIGGWGFKGLSGGQKRRVSICLELLTRPKLLLLDEPTSGLDSAASYYVMKQIAKLTRQYHMTVLAAIHQPSSQVFGLFSNLCLLSLGKTIYFGPTSAANQFFAANGFPCPDLQSPADHYLITINIDFDEDIVSGEIPSEQVINALAESYKSSEIYMEVQSEIATICGEKGDIIQREGSLQVNVITQCLVLSQRSFINMYRDLGYYWLRLTIYIGLGFALGTLFFQIGSGFGSINARVSMIMYVSSFLTILAIGGFPSLVEEIKVFQWERLNGHYGVGSFVISHAISSMPYLLVISLIPGAISYSIMGLQREPRLFIYFALVLFVSMLLVESLMMIVAAIVPNFLMGIITGAGIQGLMILGAGFFRLPNELPHVFWKYPMYYISFHRYALQGLYKNEFEGLKFPEYSGGPPTIDGGMILKSVLHIEMRYSKWIDLGILFGMVVAYRITLFCTIKIIERVTPILKDSPLSSAFEN from the exons ATGGGTAGTCTAGTGCATAGCAATGGAATTCGTCCAGAACCAAATGAAACGGGCATTGAAATTGGGGAGTGTGAGTCATGTGTTGCCAAGAAAACGGGAAGTTTAGCCTACTTGACATGGGAGGAGCTTGGAGTCGCTGTGTCAAGCTCAGAGTGGAGTGCAAGGAAAAATGAACGTAAATCTTTACTTGTTGGTGTCTCTGGTTATGCTAAACCAGGAGAGATTGTTGCTGTTATGGGTCCTTCTGGTTGTGGCAAGTCTACCCTTCTTGATTCTTTGGCTG GGCGGTTGGCTTCTAATACAATGTACTGTGGGCGAGTTCTAATTAATGGACGTAAACAGAGGCTTAACTATGGCACTATG GCATATATGACTCAAGAACAAGTTCTAACATGGACGCTAACCGTAAAAGAAGCTGTTTACTACTCAGCTGAACTCCAACTACCCAAGTTGATGCCAAAATTCGAGAAGAGGGAGAGAGCAGATAGAACTATGAGGGAGATGGGGCTCCAAGATTGTGCGAACACTAGAATAGGAGGCTGGGGTTTCAAAGGACTTAGTGGTGGCCAAAAGCGGCGTGTAAGCATCTGCTTAGAACTATTGACTCGCCCTAAACTTTTGTTGCTTGATGAGCCTACAAGTGGGCTTGATAGCGCTGCGTCATACTATGTCATGAAGCAGATTGCCAAGCTCACTCGACAATATCATATGACTGTTTTAGCAGCAATCCATCAACCTAGTAGTCAAGTTTTTGGACTATTTAGCAATCTTTGTCTTCTTTCGTTGGGGAAAACAATATACTTTGGTCCTACTTCTGCAGCAAATCAG TTTTTTGCAGCAAATGGTTTTCCTTGCCCGGATCTACAAAGTCCTGCAGATCACTACCTCATAACTATCAACATAGATTTTGATGAG GACATTGTTAGTGGAGAGATTCCTTCTGAGCAAGTAATCAATGCACTTGCTGAATCTTACAAGTCATCTGAGATATATATGGAAGTCCAAAGTGAAATAGCTACAATATGTGGAGAG aaaGGAGACATAATTCAGAGAGAAGGAAGCCTACAAGTCAATGTCATTACACAGTGCTTGGTGTTATCACAAAGATCATTCATAAACATGTACCGGGATCTAGGATACTACTGGTTACGACTTACAATATATATTGGGTTGGGTTTTGCACTAGGAACACTCTTCTTCCAAATTGGTTCCGGATTTGGCtctataaat gctagggtttcaatgatCATGTATGTTTCTTCATTCCTAACCATTTTAGCCATTGGCGGGTTCCCCTCACTCGTGGAGGAAATAAAG GTTTTTCAATGGGAAAGATTAAATGGGCATTACGGTGTTGGATCATTTGTTATCAGCCATGCTATTTCTTCAATGCCATACCTACTTGTCATTTCCTTAATCCCAGGAGCAATTTCTTACTCGATCATGGGACTCCAAAGAGAACCCAGACTATTCATCTATTTCGCATTAGTCCTCTTTGTGTCAATGTTGTTGGTTGAAAGTCTTATGATGATCGTAGCTGCCATTGTTCCGAATTTTCTCATGGGTATCATAACTGGTGCAGGAATACAAGGCTTGATGATACTAGGTGCAGGGTTTTTTCGGTTGCCAAACGAACTACCTCATGTGTTCTGGAAGTATCCTATGTACTATATTTCATTCCACAGGTATGCATTACAAGGATTGTATAAAAATGAGTTTGAAGGGTTAAAATTCCCTGAGTACTCAGGAGGTCCTCCTACAATTGATGGTGGAATGATTTTGAAGAGCGTATTGCACATTGAGATGCGATACTCTAAATGGATTGATCTTGGAATCTTGTTTGGTATGGTTGTTGCATATAGAATAACACTCTTCTGTACTATTAAGATAATAGAGAGAGTGACACCTATTCTCAAGGATTCCCCGTTGAGTTCTGCTTTTGAAAACTAG